A genomic window from Prunus persica cultivar Lovell chromosome G2, Prunus_persica_NCBIv2, whole genome shotgun sequence includes:
- the LOC18785459 gene encoding uncharacterized protein LOC18785459 — MALSVSRRLLRSFGSVLASGRCDSPSSLYPSLHASLGVVSSEEFSAVSKAGSSFLANRRLSTSIPSPESSGGAFPSNLLSAKPVVASESNIGLYQDLVIPVTNFHNEDKGFTVLAGDVFDVPIRKDIIHRVVLWQLAKRQQGTHSTKTISEVSGTGRKPWNQKGTGRARQGSLRSPQFRGGSTMHGPKPRSHAFKLNKKVRRLGLKIALTARAAEGKLLIFDDFEVPTHKTKNIANYVQQMEDSKKLLLVDGILPEKLKLATQNLHYVNVLPAVGLNVYSILQHDTLVMSRTAVNEIVERMHTPIKR; from the exons ATGGCTTTGTCGGTATCCAGAAGGCTTTTACGCTCATTTGGCTCCGTCTTAGCATCGGGCCGCTGTGACTCTCCAAGTAGTTTATATCCATCACTTCATGCTTCTCTTG GGGTTGTCTCTTCGGAAGAATTCTCAGCTGTTTCCAAG GCTGGATCGTCTTTTCTAGCCAATCGAAGGCTTTCAACTTCTATCCCATCTCCTGAATCAAGTGGAGGAGCGTTTCCCTCTAATTTATTGTCTGCAAAGCCTGTGGTTGCTTCAGAGAGTAATATAG GACTCTATCAAGACCTTGTAATTCCAGTGACAAATTTTCATAATGAAGATAAAGGCTTCACAGTTTTGGCTGGTGATGTTTTTGACGTACCTATTAGGAAGGATATCATTCATCGGGTTGTACTGTGGCAGCTCGCAAAACGGCAACAG GGAACACATTCAACAAAAACTATTAGTGAGGTTAGTGGGACTGGGAGAAAACCATGGAATCAGAAGGGTACTGGTCGAGCGAGGCAGGGATCATTGCGTAGTCCCCAG TTCAGAGGAGGTTCCACAATGCATGGTCCTAAGCCACGAAGCCATGCTTTTAAGCTAAATAAGAAGGTCCGGCGTCTAGGGCTAAAGATTGCTCTGACAGCTAGAGCAGCAGAGGGAAag CTTCTAatttttgatgattttgagGTCCCCACACATAAAACCAAGAATATAGCGAACTACGTCCAGCAAATGGAGGACTCCAAGAAACTTCTGCTGGTGGATGGTATCTTACCTGAAAAGCTCAAGTTGGCTACACAAAATTTACATTATGTGAACGTGCTGCCCGCAGTA GGTTTGAACGTCTACAGCATCCTGCAGCATGATACACTAGTGATGTCCCGTACTGCTGTAAATGAAATTGTTGAGCGGATGCACACTCCAATTAAACGTTGA